The sequence gtttgatggccatgctgatttcttccattgttggtgggccaacattgattgggaggtccgtgggtgctgcttcgatgttgggtgggttcagtggagctggtcgattcaacagttctttgaaatgttctacccacctgttttgttgctcttcaatgttggtgattacctcgccttccttgctttccactagtcgttctggtttgcggcgatttccagagagtttctttgtcgtgtcatacaattgtctcatgtttccttctcttgcagccttttccaccgccgttgctaaatcttccacatatttacgtttgtcggttctgatgctcctcttcacttgtttgtttacttctgtgtattcagcttgtgccttggctttctctgctcttgttcgactggtattgattgctgccttcttgttcctcctttctagaatcttatccagtgtaccaacagtgatccattccttgtggtggtgcttcttgtgacccaggacctcatgacatgttgaagtgattgcctctttgatacccatccagttgctctccacagtagtcccttctccattgagtagatcatgaaaggcctggaacttgttgctgaggtctatcttgaatttcttgagtttgttagtatcctgaagaaaggccgtattgaacttttgtgatactgtctgccccgttgtccagtgcttcttgagtttcaatttcatcttggcgaccagtaagtgatgatctgatgctatatcagctcctctcttggttctcacgtcctctatagtcctcctgaacgttttgttgatgcaaatatggtcgatttggttttgtgtagagtgatccggtgaagtccatgtggttttgtgtatgcgtttatgtgggaatatggtgccgcctatgaccagcttattgaaggcacataggtttgcaaatctctcaccattttcgttcctttctcccagtccgtgtcgtcccatgatgtcttcatatccagtgttgtccgttccaaccttggcgttgaaatctcccatcagaatggtcaggtcctttgttgggcacgtctcgatgattgactgcagcctattgtagaattgatctttagcgtcttcattgtagtcgttggtaggcgcatagcattggatgatgttcattgaaatgccctctttctttgttttgaacgaggctttggtgatccttggtccatgagattcccatcctacaagtgcattttgtgcttgtttggacagcatcaatgcaactccttgtgtatgtggtgcattttcttcttcatggccggagtataacaggaactctcctgtagttagtcgttgttgtccaacttgtgtccaatgtgtttcactgatcccaagtacctctaggttgtatcttctcatttctgtagcAATCTGGagggctctcccggtgtcccacattgtacgaacattccatgtacctaaataaatggtcgctctggttgtcagaatgggcatcggcctcgtaacttccgaaggaattcggctttcaccatgaggcgtcatagttcttctaaacgaagaccttctgactcccagggcagagtttaaaaggtttgaataattttttctggttagcgttttttagcgagttagttttctacgggatggggacgctaaccccatgcccaaccctcctcttttatccgagctttggaccggcagtagccccctgagggactccaggcggagttttttagaaataataatagttcttaattagttttaatgaatcTAGTTGAATAGATGTTTACTGATCCATTGTAAAATTGGTTATTAACACAGtataatgtttaaaataatgagaattaaCAAAAATTATCCTTCAGCTTATCGCTCCTCAATCTGAAGTCAAATAACGCACAATATCCAATTGTTCGGCTGCATCGGAATGTCTGAGATTCTTGACATATATTCTTCAAGTATTAACGGTAAAGCTAGTTCAGGAGGTAAATTGATTACAAAAGAACTATGTTTAATTGAATGTGAGTCAGTAGAATCTAAACGAACATTTCCTAAATACCTAGTTGAGAATTTTATCTTACTTCAGTCtgaacaaataaattatatcattaGCGCAGTTTTGGAAATTAAGCCCAGTTCAAGAGCATAACATCATAttagaatgaatttattatcaaattataTGTTTTTGTTTTGCTTTACCATCATGTTAGATACTTGAACGTGAATCGATGCGTGAACATCAACGTCAACAATCACCTTCTAATATATGAAAACCTCACAACAGAATTTGTATGAAGAATTCATTAACCTTGCCGTACTTTACTTCATGTCATTTTGATTTGATAAATGCAACTGACCAAATAAGCAATATTTCACTTTTTAATAACATTCTTTATATGAAAAACACCAATGAAATATGATTTTCTACTACTTATTTCTAACTTATTATCAGCTTAATTTACCGCAATATTTTCTTGGTGATGTAATATTTATTTCTGTATTTTTTTgaattaaatgatattttatcCTTTTTCAAATACAAACTGTTCAATAAATAACAGCTTTCCTATTTTAGTATATGTTCTTATATGAAAACGCATTCAAGTGATCTAGGCATGTTAAAGTTCACTTAGTGGATTCTAAACCAGTTCGCTTCGGAAGTTGAATAATCTCGTCAATCTTCGGATAAACGTATACAAGTTTCGTACACTTGTAGATAAGCGCAAAGAGATGAGTCTGTTATTATTGGATCTACACTGGCCTGTCACTGAGTAGTGGCCAGTGGGACGTTTATCCAgtctttacttacttacgcctgttactcccagtggagcataggccgccgaccagtattttccaacccactctgtcttgggccttcctttctagttctatccaatttttgttcatccgaagtattttgtgtagacaactgttaataaacacttgtatcttctggatgatggctttcgtagatctccaggtttctgccccatacagcagaactgtctcgacatttgtattgaaaattctgactttggtattggttgacaattgttttgagttccagatattcgtcaattgtaaatatgctgctgaTGAAGTCCTTGTGCGAGTATTTGGTTTTGTACTAATAAGTTCTTAGAAAAGTGGAAAGTAAAAATTGATAGTTtgatgacaggtgtactagttaAGATAAGACGGGCTTCAATCAATGTTTCATGATAGAAATTAGTCCGACTTGAAAAGAGAGATACTGAAATAACATTCACTAAAAATCACGAAGTTACGCAATGTTCGGATGATTGGACAGTGAAGAGCATATTTGAAGACACTGAGTGAAAAATAAGCAACTTAAAATTATtgcagttaataataaataaaatgttcagGATGGGTTGCGGAGataattgaatttcattaaaacccTGAACCGATCTATTTtacatcaccattgaaaacatggaagcactgaaggTGGACACGCAATGCcaaggaatcccatactaggacgaaacagttgtccagtgcttccaaatttccAATAGTagcctaacattgatcggttcttGGTTTTAATTATATAAGTAAAGTCGTTTGTAAAGGCTTATTCGACCAAGGTAGAGATAAGGGTGTTACGAATTTCTTATGAACACAGAGGTGTGGATTGTTAGCTCAATCACTATGGCTTCTGCTGTGTAAGAGAGGAGATCGAACACTACAAAGAAAGCCGATTGGTGTACGATAAATTACTTGGAATGATTTGTTTCTATTCACAAAATGACCGCTATCGAGAAAGTGGGACAGATTAGACCTGCGTTTTGAGCATATTCTTTCCTAAACATGAAGGGAGTTGTTCATCAGCTCGTTCACCCAGCTGTTTGGTTATACGTCTGATATAGCCTtttccacaggagcagctggaTTCGTAGATATACATTGATGTGACAGAACCAGGCAACTTATTCTTTAGTTGAGGAACCACCATAGGTCGGCTAGAAAACGATATATAGAGGTTATCTGAATTAAACAACATTTTTATTGCTTTAGTAAAGTTATCTCGTAGTACATCGCTATCTGTATCTCCATTGAATTGTAGCTTCAGGAAGAGAGGTTTCTTACTAACCATCTATGTTGCTATTTCCTGATTCATTATATACGAGTTTAAGAAAACTTTGTACATAACCCATTTTACTCAACATATTATGAATGTGCTCTAGTTCTTTGTTTATGGTGTTGTCTGAGCATATCTCCCTAGTTCTACTTGCAAGACATCTAACTGGGTTTATCTTGTGACGAATGGGTACAAATTTCAGAAAGTGTGTGTACTTGCTTATTGAAGAACTTTTCCTATATAGATTTCTACTGATAGGAacattttcttttctgtttaacACAACATAAAAGAAATGCAACTTGTTATCCAATTCCCACACACACACCTGATTTCTGagtgtatttttttaaatcgCCCTAAGAGATTTTTTCTGATGTTCTGATCAACGATGATGAAGCTGTTATCAATCCGACGGCAACAAAAGTTAAGCTTATCAATCACTTCCTTGAGAGGTTCAATTTTTAGTTTCACGAGAAAAAAGTTGAATAAGAATAGGATCTAAAGGTGAACCCATCGCTTATTCACTGGATAAAATGAACGTGAAACTGGTAAAACTAATAACGACAAGATTTTGAAGTGATTGACTTGAGTTTATTGTATGAAAAAAAGCAAGTGTACACAAATCATCTTTTATTTAGTCTAAATCCACGCCATATTTTCTTGACGAGTTACTTGAAAATTAATATTTGGAATTGCAAAACAGTTGGTTATATAGAATGAAACATCACATCCATCTACCATGCATATAAGAACAGATGTATCTGGCTGTAGACCAACTTTTACCAAACTTTTAGAATCTATGTCTGGGTATATTTGTTTTGGTGACAAAACAGATAAAACATAATCAGGATGAGGAGGGGAGCGTTTAGAGAAGTTAATAATACGTCTTTTCTCTGTATGATTGTTTCCATAAATATCATAGAGTAGATTTAAATCCTTCGTTGACTTAACAGATTTATCACTGGCAGGTTGTACAATCTCTTGTAAATTATGCATAAGATCGGTGATAGAATgtattttattatgattaataaGTGGTTGAAAGTCTATAAACTTTCTCTTTCCGATAGGTTTTCTATATTCTTGGTTTAAAAGTGGATAGGTTGTAATTGAAACGTTAATTGATTTtggaattttaaataatttatctgTCACACAGTGGTAATATGACTGTAGGTCAAAATTTGCTCGTTTTCGAAGACTGAAATTTAATCGTGATAATCGAGAGTAGGCCAGATAGTATGGATATGTTTCATTGTTTAAAAGCTGATCGTAAAGTTCTTGAATACTCAGTGGTAAACCACTAACAAGTACTTGGATTTTATTACATTCAGCAAGGTATAATGCTTCTTCTGGATGAAGATAAGATGAGCCATCAAGAGAGAAACCCATTATACGGAAATACTTCCCACATATTTGTGAAAGACGAACTCGACCGTTTT comes from Schistosoma haematobium chromosome 3, whole genome shotgun sequence and encodes:
- the TSEN54 gene encoding tRNA splicing endonuclease 54 (EggNog:ENOG410W0NK~COG:J), with the protein product MDHFIIGKELSAHSDVSYETKLKKCKRKCLFEPISENEIDKAYAELLSGLSQEFARASARLSKGVIENGRVRLSQICGKYFRIMGFSLDGSSYLHPEEALYLAECNKIQVLVSGLPLSIQELYDQLLNNETYPYYLAYSRLSRLNFSLRKRANFDLQSYYHCVTDKLFKIPKSINVSITTYPLLNQEYRKPIGKRKFIDFQPLINHNKIHSITDLMHNLQEIVQPASDKSVKSTKDLNLLYDIYGNNHTEKRRIINFSKRSPPHPDYVLSVLSPKQIYPDIDSKSLVKVGLQPDTSVLICMVDGCDVSFYITNCFAIPNINFQVTRQENMAWI